Proteins encoded together in one Mobula hypostoma chromosome 9, sMobHyp1.1, whole genome shotgun sequence window:
- the gper1 gene encoding G-protein coupled estrogen receptor 1, with the protein MEARLASQILLFSNETELNESSCGNETNCGYIIKNQSDKQFYIISLFLSCLYTIFLFPIGFIGNGLILVVNLTHHRKMTIPDLYFVNLAVADLILVADSLIEVFNLNDKYYDIAILCTFMSLFLQINMYSSVFFLTWMSFDRYLALAQSMKATRLRTLQHAKWSCGLIWLTSILAAIMPFAVVQAHHTGEVHFCFADVTEIQWLEVTLGFVIPFFIIGLCYSLIVRILTKAQKHNRIWPRRQKALRMIVVAVLVFFICWLPENVFISFQLLLATKDSSVSLKNSLEHYYPLTRHIVNLAAFSNSCLNPIIYSFLGETFRDKLRLYMKRKASVSTIYRLCNNTLNWNIPVTTEESFA; encoded by the coding sequence ATGGAAGCTCGCCTTGCATCACAAATACTATTATTTTCTAATGAAACTGAACTAAATGAATCCAGCTGTGGTAATGAAACAAACTGTGGATACATCATTAAAAACCAAAGTGACAAGCAATTTTATATTATTAGCCTCTTTCTATCCTGTTTGTATACaatttttctatttcctattggtTTCATTGGAAATGGATTGATCCTAGTGGTGAACTTAACCCATCACAGGAAGATGACCATCCCGGACCTCTATTTTGTAAACCTTGCAGTAGCTGATCTCATCCTTGTTGCAGATTCCCTCATTGAGGTCTTCAATCTCAACGACAAGTACTACGACATAGCTATCCTTTGTACTTTCATGTCTCTCTTCCTGCAGATCAACATGTACAGCAGCGTCTTCTTTCTCACCTGGATGAGCTTTGACCGGTACCTTGCCCTCGCACAGTCTATGAAGGCCACCAGGCTCCGAACTCTACAACATGCAAAGTGGAGCTGTGGTCTGATCTGGTTGACATCCATCCTGGCTGCAATAATGCCCTTTGCTGTGGTACAAGCTCACCATACAGGGGAAGTTCACTTTTGCTTTGCAGATGTTACTGAGATTCAATGGTTAGAAGTCACCCTTGGATTTGTTATCCCATTCTTCATCATTGGACTCTGCTATTCACTAATAGTACGGATTCTCACTAAAGCACAGAAGCATAACCGCATTTGGCCAAGGCGCCAAAAAGCACTTCGCATGATTGTTGTGGCTGTTCTGGTTTTCTTCATATGTTGGTTACCAGAAAATGTCTTCATCAGTTTTCAGCTCCTACTGGCCACAAAGGATTCATCGGTTTCCCTGAAGAACTCACTGGAGCACTACTACCCACTCACACGCCACATTGTCAACCTGGCTGCTTTCTCTAACAGTTGCCTAAATCCCATTATATACAGCTTCTTAGGAGAAACCTTCAGAGACAAGCTTCGCTTGTACATGAAAAGAAAGGCAAGCGTATCCACGATTTACCGGCTTTGCAACAACACTTTGAACTGGAACATTCCTGTAACCACAGAGGAATCTTTTGCATAG